The window AACGGGTGTGGCATAGAGAGTtgcatattttactttatttttattaaattaaaagctACAGTCTGGCGGCGATTCCAGAACAGGGTAAGGAGGCTCCTTATAgggggcagagaagagagggagaaagacagactGACAGAAACAGAGACATAGGAAAGGACAAGGTTAAGGTAGATGGGGAACTGCTTCTGAAGAACACACGTCATGGCTCCCCTGCACAGAAGTTCAGCAGTGAAcagtatgggggggggggtgtgtgtgttcaAGAGAccttccccatcccacccagGTCCTTTCTCAGCTTAGTCACTGGAGCACAGCACATACCAGAAAAAGCCAAGGGCAACGGAGGGGGCAGGAAGACTGGGAGTATGTacaaggggaggagggaagcagagcCTTCCAGATCAGCATCTGTCAGAAGGGAGTGGCTCACAGTGCACTGAGGCACTTGGCCTGTGGGTGGACATGGGAAGGGATTACCCCCTCCCTCTCTGGACTCCTTCCCTAGTCAGACAGGTCCCCTACTCTGTGATGtgggggggcagagggagagaggagaacagAGGCTTCCGTTGGGTCCTAGTGGAAGAGAATGGCAGGGGCCTTGGCAAAGGGGATGTCCTTCAGTCATCTGTGATACCCTTGGCTCTCAGCTCCTCTTGCACTCGGGTCAGGTAGGTGGGGTCCGGGTACCCAAAcctgggagaaaagagaaatgagggTCAGGGTTAGCTGTTTGGCTTTACTCATATTACCCCCATGCTCACTCTCATTCTGGGTGCCCCACTGTGGCCCCACTCCCTCTTCCCTAAAGTAATCCAAACCCAAGATAATTTAGCCCAATTATTTCTATAGGTTAAGCTGGTCACATCAGGACCAGGTTGAATACAGGAAAAACTGGGATGGAAGAGACGGTTGAATAATTTGGGGGTGGTCCTCTCCAGTTAGGAGGCTCCCAGAAGGAGGGGGTTGATGTTGTTCCCTCAGTGGAAATGGATCGAAGGGGCGGAGCCAAGGGAAGGGGAATGAAGGAGTGTCGCACAGCTGGGGTCCCCCTGTGCAGCTGGTCTTGTGGTGGATGTCATTCCAGGTGATGACATTCGGTCTCCCTGTGGTCATGGACGTGCCAATAGTGAAGGTGAGACGCTGGTCAAACGCCTTGCGGAACAGGGTCAGCACCTTGTTGCCCTCAGGGCAGTCCGGGAGGTAGGCCACCCGTGTGGTGCCAGGATACCGAACTCCTGGGTTTGGGTGTTCAGCCTGGGAGGAGTGGGAAGCAAAGTAGGCAATGAGCAGCTGGGCATCTTAAGGCCACCATGCCAGTGGAAGGTCATGCCAGTGGAAGCATTAGCACGCCCAGCTAATGCTGACAGGGCAAGAACAGGCTGACAGCCTTTCAGGGAAGGAGAGACTCTAGGGTCTGGGCAGCAGGAGCCTGTTTCTGGACAAAACCCTTATTGTTAATAGTTCTTTCTCCCCGTCTCAATCCCTTAAGTCTCAATTCAGCAACAAATGGATTCTCAGAAGTGATGGAAGGTAGCTGGTCCTTACTCTCCAGAAAACTCAGCAGAAATGTGAAGACTGAGAATAATTTATCTCTCAGCTTTCCCTTCTCCACCTGAAAACACTTCCAATACTTCTTGCACTGTCTAACCTGTTCCATTTTTCTATTACTCTTCTTTAGAGCTTCCTCATCCCTCTGAAAAGCAGAACTGGAAATTACTCTTTGTCAAGCAGGAAGACACCTATAGGCTCTTGAACACTTCTGTTTTAAACTTCCACTGTCATCGAGGTTTTCCTCTCTCATAAATCTGGAATGGAGTAACACTCCCAGTTAGGAGGGTTAGATCCCTTCCTGCTTGTGCATGCCTGCACCTGAGCCACCATCTCCACAGAATTCACCTCTGCCAAGAATAGTTGCTAGTATCCAAGTTCATCGAGGAAATAGTACTCAATTCCTTTCTTTCATACCTGATTTTCATGTGTGCCTTGAGGTCGTGGGGATGAAAAAGTTGGACCTCAAGGGGACCTCCTAGCTCCAGAGCACTGAGTGGGAATGCATTCTGGGAGGCAGCAAGACTGTGTCACATCTAACAaacacactcccctcccccagctttcCTAGGTCAGAGAAGGAGCTTGGGGTAAAAACCAAAGGGAAGGGCAGGCCGCAGTCTCCTTACCCCCTGTACACCGGGTGGGAAGACATACTGGATGACGATGGTGCCGTATTTCTCATAGCTGGGCAGTAGGAGTGTGGCGTCCTTAGAGACCAGCATCCTCCCATTCTGGGGCTGGTTGCCCACCAGCTGCCCATAGAAGCGGCCACACATGGGGCAGGCCTTTTTCACCTGCAGGGCCCGGGTGATGCAGCCTTCACAGAATGAGTGCCGACACTTCTCCAATGTCTTGGCATTCTGGATCTCCCCCAGACAGATGGGACAGGTGCTCTCCtgctcttctgcctcctcccgaaggcggggaggaagaggagggggcaggggaggaggagggggggggAGACCCCGTGCCcctgggggcaggagtggggctGCTCGGAGAGGGGGTGGGCCTGGGCGGTGCAGCTCAGGGtgctcccccccactccccaaagCCAGGCAGCCCATAAGCTCCCCCTGCCTCTGAGCTTTCTTcagctctttctctgcctcttttaaCAGCCCCTTGAGAGCCTTCCGGGCCAGGTAGAGCCCATTGGGAGGGGCCGGGGGAGGGCCCTGTGGGGAAAGCTGGAGAACATAGATGTCAGAAGTCTCGCCATCTATGAGGATGGACACTCGATGCTCCTCCCGAAGCCGGGCCAGCCGGGCTGGGGTCTCCTTGCTCAGGAAGTCCCACACAGGCTTGGAGACAGTCACTTTGTTCTTGCAGGTGCCTCCACAGGCTGCCATTCTGGACAGGACGAACGACACTGCCCCCAGGGTGAAAGGGACTCAGGGTGGGGGGGGTCCCCATTTGACAAATATCAGTACCTCCTACTTCAGGTTCTTTTCCAACCCTAAATTATCTCTACTTTCTCAAAGTCCAACCTCCAACTCTTCCcccaagttctttttctttttctatctctacTTCTTTCAAACCCCAGCACCCACAGAAGAGTAAGGAAGTTTGTAAACATTATTCTCATCTAAGCCAAGCATCAGTCTTGGTTCTCCTTTCACTCCTCCCAAGATCACGGAAACAAtctgcccctccctctccctgggcGAAAATTGGGTTCTGTAAAAGAGAGGGGAGACTTTTTGACCCTCCTTTTTGCTCACTTTGATCCTGAAGAGCTTAGAAACGGCATGCAggctctctctctgtccctgctCCCTACTTGTAGGTGGTGTGACCTGGTGGGTTGATAGGAAAAGGAGGGTAAGTGAGaaacccctttccctcttcccataTGCCCCAACCCAGCAGCCCACATATGCCCCAATCCCAGCAGAGATGGGAACCTGGGTGTAAATTAGTGGGAATAGGATTACTTGAACATAGAATGGAGGAAACCAATTTAAAGGTGAAAGTTGAGGTTCCCTCAGGAGGCAGATACCTGGAAAGCTCATGGACGATGACAGAAGCAGAAATCCTTCTATTTCCACACTCAGCTGACCAGgactggagggaggggggagggtaaAGGGTTATGATGACATATGTTACCATTTTCCCCAGTCTgcccagaaacaaaacaaaaactttcattaCCTCTCCTTATCTCCTGCAGAATTCCATCCCCAGCCTCTCCCCAAGTTGTTAAATAAGGAATTTCAACACGCtaactttcctcttttcttccccagcTCTGAGGCTCTCAAGAAATCCTAGAGCACAGGTAAGTCAGGGAGGGGAAAGCCCACACAGATGAAGGGCTTTCTTGCCACCTCCCTCAGATCACATGGACAAGACTATTTCCTGTGCTCCACAGTCCCAGATAATTCAGCCCCTATTGCTGGGGAGCCTTCCTTGAAAGCCAAACAAGTCCCTTCTGCTGAAGTCCGTTTGGAATGGAAACTAAGTGGCAGCAGCCCCTGCAATAACAAAGTTCTCACTGTCACCTTTCAAACCCAGCACACGAAGTGCAAGCCGGTCAGCAATCTAGTCTGCATTTAGGGAGGGGTGGGGCTCCGCTGGAGGAGTCTAAGGTTTCCCCTGAGTCTTGCCATGTTCAGCACCTACAACACCTCCAAATGCAGCTCAAATAGAAAGAGGGGCCATGAGTGATCCCAAGGGGAGCGGCTCTTCGTTTGTCTCTATCATAGACCCCCTCAAGGCCAGATGCACTTCGAGATGCAGAACGTGAAACTGGAACCCTAGAGCCTCAGCTCGTACTGTCTATCCAGGTGAAACATCCTCCACCCCTCATCAGAGGGAAGCCAGGACCTAGGTGTCCTTAGCTCCAAGTCCTGATGGCACAGAAAAGGGAGGCGGGGCCAGTTTATGCTGGGTCTCTAGATTCCTCTGGGGCAACCCAGGCGGGACACGGGGCCAGTCCCTCCCTCCAGATAGGGACCGACAGCAGGGGCAGCAGGGAAGGGCAAGGGTCCCTGGAGGCATCGCTGAGCCtgctgcacccctccccccacgaCCTCCTGCAAGACCCGACCCGGAACCAACTCCCCAAGTCCCCGTCTCCCCGTCTCGTGGAGCCCCCCGGAGCCCTACCACTGGGTATGGGTGCATGTCGGCGCGATCGCAGTCCCCAAAACCCCCAAatggaggccagggctggaggataACAAAAAGAAGATCCACCAAACGTGGAAGGGGCCCCGGAGCCCCGCACGGAGGAATGAAACAGAGGAGGGGGCACAAGGGCAGCGGGAGAGCGCACGAGGGGTGCGAGCGGGTCCGGGGGGGCGCGCGGTGGGTGTGGGGGCGCCGGGCTCACCTACCTCTCGTCAGCGCCGCCATTGCTGGTCACATGACTGAGGCTGTTGCTGGGATGTCGGCCTGGGCCTTAGCAACAAGGGGGGGGAGACCCCTTGAAGGTGGGGGTAGTGTCTAAGGGGTGCAGACtttgagggaaagggaaggagaactgcACCTCCTCCCCCGCCCAGGTGACAATGACCGTTTCCTTTGACCCCTTCTATCCACAAGACCCTGCCCTTCCGCCCCAAAACAAAAATGGAGGCGCCCTCCCAGTCTTTGGAGGGAAGGAGTGGCGTCGTGGAACTGAGGGTAGGAGGTTAAATCCGTTAAGAGACGCAACCTTTCTCGCTACCCGCTCCCGGAGGAGCCCTCTCGCTTTTTCTTTCCCAGCCAGCTGCTTGGCAGCTTCTAGCTAGAGAGGACTGCTGGTCTAGGTGGATGGGGAGGAGGGGTCAATTGTTTTGTGATCCTTATGCTATCAGGGTCTTTGAGGAATAATATGGGATGAGGACTCATAGTGGAAAGAAAAGCGCTggatctaaaaaataaacaaacgccCGGACTAAACTGTTTCAATCCCTCCCTCATCTCTTGCCTTTTCCTAGATTGACCCCCCACAACCCTCTCCCAGATGGGTATTGGTGcttctctgattattttctttccacgacagggaaactgaggttggTGCAGAATGGGAAGTGAATACGTTTTTTTTCAAGTGATATGGGGTGGTAGTAGTGTCAAGCCTATGGTTCAAATAGAGTTAAAAactctcaaagaaaaaaaacaactctgcTCAGTTCTGCTTCCCACATCAGAGCAATCTCCGCCCCCAGTCCAACTCACTTCCCTGGGGCCACATCAAGCCAGGTTTTTCCACCAGTCCAGACCTCCTTGGCCAAGCCCTATTGGGTCTTCCAGACTGGCAATAACCTCTGCCACCCATCCCCTTTCTTCACTCCCCTTCTGAGCTGGAGGGTTGGTCACTTTCTTCTTCACTTTCCCAGGACCCTACTGTACTCTTCCTGCCCTCCAGGCAGGGGACATCTTTCCCAGGAAGCCTGGGGGAACACTGAATTCCTTCTCTTTTAGCTGCTAGGCTGACAGACCATCACCTTTACAGAGTTGGAGATGTGACCAAGCCCAGGACcctgggggaaaagggaaggtCACATCATTTCAGCTCTCCCTGGCCCCCCTATAGCTGAACTGCCACAAAGTGGAAGAATAAGTTTTCATTCCCATGCACAATCCTCACAAACTTTTAAGTTTACAGCCATCTATCTAGAAACCCAAACCCTTAGTTAGGGGACCAATACCTTAAAGATCAGAATTCTTCACCTGGTCCGTGTACCCCTAAGCACAGGCTTctttagaaaaggaaaaccaaacaaaacaaacaaaaaaagaggcatTTCTGTGAAGGGATTTGGattcaataatttaatttctatatagTGACAGCAATGGGAGTAAATACACAAGATCTtttgtattaataaaaaaagatgaaaatcagaAGCAACAAATGAAGACCATACTGCTCATGATACATCAGCCACATGGtcagaaaacacatttctaaagAACAGTTGCTGGTGTCATGGAGTTTTATTGCATTCAACAGGGGAAAGGTAGATGGTTGGAATGAAAAAGATCCATCAGGCTCCAGACAGGATATCACAGGGGCTCCAATCCTTAACTGGGGACTCTTCTTTCTTTGGAGAAGATGGAG of the Rhinolophus sinicus isolate RSC01 linkage group LG02, ASM3656204v1, whole genome shotgun sequence genome contains:
- the DTX3 gene encoding putative E3 ubiquitin-protein ligase DTX3 isoform X3, which codes for MPFLSSSGSKMAACGGTCKNKVTVSKPVWDFLSKETPARLARLREEHRVSILIDGETSDIYVLQLSPQGPPPAPPNGLYLARKALKGLLKEAEKELKKAQRQGELMGCLALGSGGEHPELHRPGPPPLRAAPLLPPGARGLPPPPPPLPPPLPPRLREEAEEQESTCPICLGEIQNAKTLEKCRHSFCEGCITRALQVKKACPMCGRFYGQLVGNQPQNGRMLVSKDATLLLPSYEKYGTIVIQYVFPPGVQGAEHPNPGVRYPGTTRVAYLPDCPEGNKVLTLFRKAFDQRLTFTIGTSMTTGRPNVITWNDIHHKTSCTGGPQLFGYPDPTYLTRVQEELRAKGITDD
- the DTX3 gene encoding putative E3 ubiquitin-protein ligase DTX3 isoform X4, which translates into the protein MSFVLSRMAACGGTCKNKVTVSKPVWDFLSKETPARLARLREEHRVSILIDGETSDIYVLQLSPQGPPPAPPNGLYLARKALKGLLKEAEKELKKAQRQGELMGCLALGSGGEHPELHRPGPPPLRAAPLLPPGARGLPPPPPPLPPPLPPRLREEAEEQESTCPICLGEIQNAKTLEKCRHSFCEGCITRALQVKKACPMCGRFYGQLVGNQPQNGRMLVSKDATLLLPSYEKYGTIVIQYVFPPGVQGAEHPNPGVRYPGTTRVAYLPDCPEGNKVLTLFRKAFDQRLTFTIGTSMTTGRPNVITWNDIHHKTSCTGGPQLFGYPDPTYLTRVQEELRAKGITDD
- the DTX3 gene encoding putative E3 ubiquitin-protein ligase DTX3 isoform X1, whose product is MPFLSSSGSKMAACGGTCKNKVTVSKPVWDFLSKETPARLARLREEHRVSILIDGETSDIYVLQLSPQGPPPAPPNGLYLARKALKGLLKEAEKELKKAQRQGELMGCLALGSGGEHPELHRPGPPPLRAAPLLPPGARGLPPPPPPLPPPLPPRLREEAEEQESTCPICLGEIQNAKTLEKCRHSFCEGCITRALQVKKACPMCGRFYGQLVGNQPQNGRMLVSKDATLLLPSYEKYGTIVIQYVFPPGVQGAEHPNPGVRYPGTTRVAYLPDCPEGNKVLTLFRKAFDQRLTFTIGTSMTTGRPNVITWNDIHHKTSCTGGPQLCDTPSFPFPWLRPFDPFPLREQHQPPPSGSLLTGEDHPQIIQPSLPSQFFLYSTWS
- the DTX3 gene encoding putative E3 ubiquitin-protein ligase DTX3 isoform X2, whose translation is MSFVLSRMAACGGTCKNKVTVSKPVWDFLSKETPARLARLREEHRVSILIDGETSDIYVLQLSPQGPPPAPPNGLYLARKALKGLLKEAEKELKKAQRQGELMGCLALGSGGEHPELHRPGPPPLRAAPLLPPGARGLPPPPPPLPPPLPPRLREEAEEQESTCPICLGEIQNAKTLEKCRHSFCEGCITRALQVKKACPMCGRFYGQLVGNQPQNGRMLVSKDATLLLPSYEKYGTIVIQYVFPPGVQGAEHPNPGVRYPGTTRVAYLPDCPEGNKVLTLFRKAFDQRLTFTIGTSMTTGRPNVITWNDIHHKTSCTGGPQLCDTPSFPFPWLRPFDPFPLREQHQPPPSGSLLTGEDHPQIIQPSLPSQFFLYSTWS